TGACAGATAAATGTTGTTTTAGGGTGAACCATTCAATTGCAAATTTTGGGTGCATAATATGGAAAATGGAACAAGTTGAAGAGAGTCAATGGCTATAAGAACAAAAGAATAACAAAAGCATTAACTTACCACAGTCCCATGGCACTCCCTGTTGTGGATTGTCAACGTTATTCTTTGTTTCTCCAGTGTACATATATTGTAATAGATATTGTATCCAATGGTgcagaaaataaaataacaaagttGATGCAAAACTTGGAATTACTGCGTGTTACGCTGTAGCAACATAATAATCAAATGCCTTCAGTGAGAGATAATGGTAAAATATCTGAGTAAAGCAGGGCTCTAGCACCTGCTACATGGACGTGAATGAAATCAAGTTGTGTATTTAGTTACCTGCTATGATGTGTTATCTTGGTCTCTCTTCCTCCAAAAACAAGGGGAAAAGGATGTGGTCACAGGTTCAGTCCTGTACAGGTCCATCATGAGAAGCTGGAatttctcttttacttttctttttaacgtGTGCTGGATTTTATTGCCTACACTGATCCCCTCTATGCAACTACACAGTATAATGGGTGTGTCTGGAAGGGAGGGAGGTTAAAGCTTGAGAAGGCTAAAGAACATTATCTTGTCCGTTTGAAACGAGAGTGGGCAGAACAAGCTGAACTTGCAAGTAGGGCACCTGATAATGGTTTTGGTGCGAATGAAGACATAGCCTCTTCCAACAAGCCTAAGAAAGACCTTAATTCAGAAACAAAGCAACTTCGGATTTACTTTCCCAGCTTAAGAAAGGTGAATATGGGTCTGATATgtatgttttgattttcatttgcACAAGTTGATGTGTCTCATTTTCTCTTAGCATATATACAATTTTATGTGTCTATATATTGTCAATTCTCATTTGCACTCAACGTCACTGCATCATAACAACTGGGATCAAGCATTTGAATGCACTGTTGCTTGAAACTGTGCCTTTGCATGGTTATGTATGAATCTGTTGTGCAGGTGAAATTATTGCCATTAAGTGGAAGTGGCAAACACAAATACAGTTTCCGAAATGTTGAGGTTCCTCCTCTCCCAATTCATTTCTGTGATTGTGAAGAGCATTCTATTGATCCTCACCctgcaaaagaaaaacaaactaATGATCTAGAAGCACAAAGTGGGGGCATGAATGAGGAAGAGATTAACATAATGAATTCAGTGATGAACAAGCTCTTTGAAAGGGAAAAGGTATCGGATGCTGCACATAGTGAAAATGGACAGGCCAAGGAAAGAGATAATTCTGCCAAATTGATTTCTGGCTTGCAATTTGATGAGAATGAAGCTGACTCTGAAACGGATGAAGATAATCTCATAATTAATGTGgtgaaaaggaaaaacaataggATGGATTTGTTAAGTGTCCAGGAAAAGGAGCAAATTTCTGAAAATCAGGTAGAATTTTAAGGTTCAATTTGTAGAGTATAACTGTTTTTTCTGTTTTACTTATGCTGATGATCCCTATACTTTCTGCCTTTCTGGCCTAAATTTCTCTATCTGTATTGGACTCCCAGGACTTCAGTGGCAAGCGAACTTCCAAGGATGGGCAAAATCAGCAAGAGCAGAAAAGGAATACCGTACCTCCTAACAAGAAGAGGAAATCACTCAATCAAGAAAGTGATGAAAATGGATCTCTCTCTGCTATCACTAGAGGCAAGGGGAAGTTAAAAACCCATTCAGATGAATCAGCTGTATTGGGAGCTCAACTGGCTGAACCAGAATCTGGTATCCAACAATCAGCTCCAGTTGTTTCTTGGTCTCAGAAGTCTTCATGGAGAGCTCTTGTTGGTGATAATAGAAACACTTCATTCAGCGTCTCACATATCTTGCCAGGCATTGCCTCTAGCAAGGAACAGCAACCAAAATTTGATGGTTCATCTGTGCCTGACTCCACTGTCAGCAAAAAGGACAACCTAGTAAGGCATAGAGATCACTTGGAAAGTCATTCAAGTGAAACAATTAAAGAGGACGACTCCCAGGACTTGGAATTCAGTGGCAAGCAAACTTCCAACGATGGGCAAAATCAGAATGCTCTCAAAGAGCAGAAAAGGAATACCGTACCTCCTAACAAGAAGAGGAAGTCACTTAATCAAGAA
This portion of the Castanea sativa cultivar Marrone di Chiusa Pesio chromosome 7, ASM4071231v1 genome encodes:
- the LOC142642889 gene encoding protein REPRESSOR OF SILENCING 3, translated to MEKEEAEKAEASQMRIFVGGLGESVTAEDLQRMFGSLGVVDRLDIVRTKSRSFAYVDFSPSSLKSLSKLFSTYNGCVWKGGRLKLEKAKEHYLVRLKREWAEQAELASRAPDNGFGANEDIASSNKPKKDLNSETKQLRIYFPSLRKVKLLPLSGSGKHKYSFRNVEVPPLPIHFCDCEEHSIDPHPAKEKQTNDLEAQSGGMNEEEINIMNSVMNKLFEREKVSDAAHSENGQAKERDNSAKLISGLQFDENEADSETDEDNLIINVVKRKNNRMDLLSVQEKEQISENQDFSGKRTSKDGQNQQEQKRNTVPPNKKRKSLNQESDENGSLSAITRGKGKLKTHSDESAVLGAQLAEPESGIQQSAPVVSWSQKSSWRALVGDNRNTSFSVSHILPGIASSKEQQPKFDGSSVPDSTVSKKDNLVRHRDHLESHSSETIKEDDSQDLEFSGKQTSNDGQNQNALKEQKRNTVPPNKKRKSLNQESDENGSLSAITRGKGKLKTHSDESTVLGAQLAEPEYGIQQSAPVVSWSQKSSWRALVGDNSNTSFSASHILPGIASSKEHQPKFDGSAVPDSTVSKDDNLVRHGDHLESHSGETIKEEVTETQPAKPSAASTNSGRGAAWLQKSSWTQLISENNNGSFSLEQLLPGISYEKQVQAKPNSLDIVDSTNGEHSDLRKDDNSEFPGNGSTILVTGEDVRSTPEKHQQTVVGNNEALAPIFERKHDSAPKLTSTRNVIIGETCSFMRSAASLKEWSKAKAALSGSLKRKSGEK